A single Bacillus sp. OxB-1 DNA region contains:
- a CDS encoding DUF3238 domain-containing protein gives MQPLFEIQTVLHQADLISFTWNDVGGLYRVYKDGTHLYEGTVAEFSDGDFTHAKLYTYTVERLENGEVVDVIVLQTSAFAEEKNKENPLQSIVMTTIVAKTQIALSWEKIKDIEAYHILRNGVYVETVKGNRYIDRDISVDEPSVYSIHAERPLAQSEERLNVGKSIVSQVFGAINPFSTKEEAEVEQFLLTKEIAPPSQLLLPVKEKEVRKRVDHWKFRYTTFLQDQWLTNPNALSPNHYFKGDGRGFAPDGKGFRTRVDIELAYDLDRSPLTFTKQVGESVAYNYLKRFRERATASSDGITLKRLDHGEGETGFLLQHAVGNPLTTAPQIDYEVTAVMRRDGLFDIWGYHDQAPHHLARGDGDWEDIHLAESKGLAWMSRIVAWQYWRISNLQ, from the coding sequence ATGCAGCCATTATTTGAGATTCAGACAGTTTTGCATCAGGCGGATCTCATTTCATTCACATGGAATGATGTCGGCGGCCTGTATCGTGTGTATAAAGACGGAACGCATCTGTACGAAGGGACGGTTGCGGAGTTCAGTGATGGTGATTTCACCCATGCGAAACTCTATACGTACACGGTTGAACGTTTGGAAAATGGGGAAGTGGTCGATGTCATCGTCCTTCAGACGTCTGCGTTCGCAGAGGAAAAGAATAAGGAGAATCCCCTGCAATCCATCGTCATGACCACAATCGTCGCCAAGACGCAAATTGCGTTATCTTGGGAAAAAATCAAAGACATCGAAGCATACCATATTTTGCGAAACGGCGTTTATGTAGAAACGGTGAAGGGGAATCGATATATTGATCGGGATATCTCAGTAGATGAGCCTTCCGTCTACTCCATCCATGCTGAACGCCCATTGGCCCAGTCCGAGGAACGGTTGAACGTCGGTAAATCCATCGTGTCGCAAGTGTTTGGCGCCATCAATCCGTTTTCTACGAAAGAGGAAGCGGAAGTGGAGCAATTTTTACTGACTAAGGAAATTGCACCTCCGAGTCAGCTGCTATTGCCCGTCAAGGAGAAAGAAGTCCGGAAACGGGTGGACCATTGGAAATTCCGCTATACGACTTTCTTGCAAGACCAATGGCTTACGAACCCGAATGCGCTGTCGCCGAACCATTATTTTAAAGGGGATGGCAGAGGATTCGCTCCGGACGGGAAAGGGTTCCGGACGCGGGTCGATATCGAACTAGCCTATGATTTAGATCGTTCTCCATTGACCTTTACGAAGCAGGTCGGGGAGTCGGTCGCCTATAATTACTTGAAGCGTTTTCGGGAACGGGCGACCGCTTCATCTGACGGCATCACGCTGAAACGATTGGACCACGGGGAAGGCGAGACCGGTTTTCTCCTTCAACATGCAGTCGGCAATCCGCTGACCACCGCACCACAAATCGACTATGAAGTGACGGCGGTCATGCGGCGGGACGGTTTGTTCGATATATGGGGCTATCATGATCAAGCGCCACATCATTTGGCTCGAGGCGATGGAGATTGGGAAGACATCCACCTTGCCGAAAGCAAAGGGCTTGCCTGGATGTCGCGGATTGTCGCTTGGCAATACTGGCGGATTTCGAACCTGCAATGA
- the thiM gene encoding hydroxyethylthiazole kinase: MLNSPVLLLQQLRKDQPLVHCITNIVVANFQANGLLALGASPVMADAVEEAAEIASVSSCTVLNIGTLKAVTVEAMILAGKSANTHGKPVVLDPVGAGATAFRKQSVLRILEEVEVTLIRCNAGELAAIAGVTWQAKGVDAGEGEADVVKLAKQVATTHDCLVAVSGEVDIVTDGQNLLSITGGHPLMTRVTGVGCLLSSVVGAFLTVANEKPLEAAATALAFYKQVGEHAAEAATGPGDFAVHFLNGLALTEDRLITIGDFISQGGISL; this comes from the coding sequence ATGTTGAACTCACCTGTACTTCTTCTACAACAATTACGGAAGGACCAACCTCTCGTTCACTGCATCACGAATATTGTCGTGGCCAACTTCCAGGCGAACGGCCTGCTTGCGTTGGGCGCGTCTCCGGTGATGGCGGATGCAGTCGAGGAAGCTGCTGAAATTGCGTCCGTCTCTTCTTGTACCGTCCTGAATATCGGCACCTTGAAGGCAGTCACGGTCGAGGCGATGATCCTCGCCGGCAAAAGTGCCAATACGCACGGAAAACCGGTCGTCCTCGACCCAGTCGGAGCCGGAGCGACAGCATTCCGCAAGCAGTCTGTGCTGCGTATTTTGGAGGAGGTCGAGGTCACGCTCATCCGTTGCAACGCAGGGGAACTGGCGGCCATTGCAGGTGTTACTTGGCAGGCGAAAGGCGTCGATGCCGGAGAGGGAGAAGCGGACGTGGTGAAATTGGCAAAACAAGTCGCAACTACCCACGATTGCCTTGTTGCGGTATCTGGCGAAGTCGACATCGTCACGGACGGTCAGAATCTCTTGTCCATTACTGGCGGACACCCATTAATGACGCGAGTGACGGGCGTGGGTTGCCTGTTAAGTTCCGTAGTAGGCGCTTTTTTAACCGTGGCGAATGAAAAACCATTGGAGGCGGCCGCCACGGCTTTGGCTTTCTATAAACAAGTTGGGGAACATGCGGCAGAAGCGGCCACAGGACCCGGAGATTTTGCAGTTCATTTTCTGAATGGATTGGCTTTAACGGAAGACCGATTGATTACAATAGGGGATTTTATTTCACAAGGAGGCATTTCACTATGA
- the thiD gene encoding bifunctional hydroxymethylpyrimidine kinase/phosphomethylpyrimidine kinase, protein MTAVALTIAGSDSGGGAGIQADLKTFQELDVFGTSALTAVTAQNTLGVHGVYPIEAAGVIAQIKAVLEDFHVGAVKTGMLFSADIITAVAQTLRMYGPPALIIDPVMIAKGGASLLQEEAVHALQQELIPIAAVVTPNIPEAEVLTGVSIETDDDVLEAAEKLLELGAQAVVMKGGHRHNEKFAEDLFLSADGERFLLRSERINTKDTHGTGCTFSAAITAWMANGKTAGESVIAAKQFIQAAIRDGLELGAGHGPTNHWAYHRLGENAGKGVILVD, encoded by the coding sequence ATGACAGCAGTAGCGTTAACGATCGCTGGTTCGGATAGCGGGGGCGGGGCCGGCATCCAAGCCGACCTGAAAACCTTTCAGGAATTGGATGTATTCGGTACATCCGCACTGACCGCGGTTACGGCACAAAATACACTTGGCGTACATGGCGTCTATCCGATTGAAGCAGCCGGTGTCATTGCGCAGATAAAGGCAGTCTTGGAGGATTTCCATGTCGGTGCGGTGAAGACGGGGATGCTTTTTTCGGCTGATATCATTACAGCGGTGGCACAAACGTTGCGGATGTACGGACCACCGGCATTGATCATTGATCCTGTCATGATTGCAAAAGGCGGCGCTTCCCTCTTGCAGGAAGAGGCAGTGCATGCGTTACAACAGGAACTTATTCCGATTGCGGCAGTCGTCACACCGAACATCCCGGAAGCAGAAGTCCTGACAGGGGTTTCCATCGAAACGGATGATGACGTCTTGGAAGCGGCGGAGAAATTGTTGGAGCTCGGGGCCCAGGCAGTCGTGATGAAAGGCGGCCATCGCCACAACGAAAAATTTGCGGAAGACCTGTTCCTCTCCGCGGATGGCGAGCGGTTCCTTCTTCGCTCGGAGCGGATTAACACGAAGGATACGCATGGTACCGGCTGTACGTTTTCAGCAGCCATCACGGCATGGATGGCCAACGGAAAAACAGCTGGTGAATCCGTGATTGCTGCAAAACAATTCATCCAAGCAGCCATTCGGGATGGGCTGGAACTGGGCGCCGGACACGGTCCCACCAATCATTGGGCCTATCATCGCCTAGGCGAAAACGCGGGAAAGGGTGTCATCCTTGTCGATTAA
- the thiE gene encoding thiamine phosphate synthase codes for MSSLSIKKQLKLYFIMGSNNTGAVEPLNVLEAALQGGVTCFQLREKGDGALIGEAKREFAQQCQQLCQRYSVPFIINDDVELAMAVDADGVHVGQDDMDAGRVRERLGSNKILGVSTHTLEEVQQALADGADYVGMGPVYATMSKADAKPVAGTGLIRKTASLHPDLPIVGIGGITLDNFEPVIQAGASGVSLISAIASADDPFATAQKFAATIEEIIQREGASS; via the coding sequence GTGTCATCCTTGTCGATTAAAAAGCAGTTGAAATTATATTTCATCATGGGATCGAATAATACCGGAGCAGTCGAACCGCTCAATGTGTTGGAAGCGGCACTCCAGGGAGGTGTAACCTGCTTTCAATTACGGGAAAAAGGGGACGGAGCGTTGATCGGAGAGGCAAAACGAGAATTTGCGCAGCAATGCCAGCAGCTCTGTCAGCGCTATAGCGTCCCGTTCATCATCAATGATGACGTGGAATTGGCGATGGCCGTCGATGCAGACGGCGTCCATGTCGGACAGGACGACATGGACGCGGGGCGCGTGCGGGAACGGCTCGGGTCCAATAAAATTCTAGGCGTCTCCACACACACATTGGAAGAGGTTCAACAAGCGTTGGCAGACGGCGCAGATTACGTCGGCATGGGTCCCGTTTATGCGACCATGTCGAAAGCGGATGCCAAGCCGGTCGCGGGAACCGGGTTGATCCGGAAAACGGCTTCACTTCATCCCGATCTGCCGATTGTCGGCATCGGAGGCATCACTCTAGATAACTTCGAGCCCGTCATTCAAGCCGGCGCCAGCGGGGTGTCCTTGATTTCGGCCATTGCGTCGGCAGACGATCCTTTCGCCACCGCCCAGAAATTTGCAGCAACGATCGAGGAAATCATACAGAGGGAAGGGGCTTCATCATGA
- the thiW gene encoding energy coupling factor transporter S component ThiW, translating into MNTRKMVIMTMFVAIAVAGSTFVSFPAGIARAYPIQHAVNVIAAILLGPVPAVIIAFLTGLVRILTGTGSLLAFPGGMIGAFLAGVMYKRFGKAWLAGVGEMVGTGILASLFAVPYAKILMGTTFTAFFFVPPFLVSSVSGALLGLVLAARLQDTRISSKIGQME; encoded by the coding sequence ATGAATACTCGTAAGATGGTCATCATGACGATGTTCGTCGCGATTGCGGTAGCGGGTTCGACGTTCGTTTCATTCCCGGCAGGCATCGCACGGGCTTATCCGATCCAGCACGCCGTCAACGTCATCGCAGCAATCCTGCTCGGACCCGTGCCCGCCGTCATCATTGCCTTTTTAACGGGATTGGTGCGGATTTTGACCGGCACCGGCTCCCTGTTGGCATTTCCCGGCGGCATGATCGGCGCGTTCCTGGCAGGTGTCATGTATAAGAGATTTGGCAAAGCATGGCTCGCCGGTGTCGGGGAAATGGTCGGTACAGGCATCCTCGCCTCCTTGTTCGCCGTCCCGTACGCCAAAATTCTGATGGGCACGACGTTCACAGCATTCTTCTTCGTCCCGCCCTTCCTCGTTTCGAGCGTCAGCGGCGCCCTGCTCGGCCTTGTACTAGCCGCCCGTTTGCAGGATACCCGGATTTCGTCGAAGATTGGTCAGATGGAATGA
- a CDS encoding response regulator transcription factor: MLQLTQKEYKKIMEGLDRVAFNSDSSNLTAYRQKVVDCLFEVFGYTNLFWLLDDEGRLMDPIFTNIEDKSMYEYFETYHTHDVLAPGNIPTGVPTAPILKNKDVMPYNQFKKTEYALHYFDRFGYIDEMGIYIYDKSELVGVIGLVRKKEEGHFSEVDRNCIQFLIKSIEGAFNAAAMISQEQREPILEARLTSREKEIVKLVRQGLLNKEIGEALSISVNTVKKHLQNVFQKMGVENRTELGYLLSRINL; this comes from the coding sequence TTGTTGCAATTGACGCAAAAAGAGTACAAGAAGATCATGGAAGGTTTGGACCGGGTTGCATTTAACTCGGATAGTAGTAATTTAACAGCGTATCGTCAGAAAGTGGTTGATTGTCTGTTTGAAGTGTTTGGCTATACCAATTTATTTTGGCTACTTGATGACGAAGGGCGGCTGATGGATCCGATCTTCACTAATATTGAAGACAAATCGATGTATGAGTATTTTGAAACGTATCATACCCATGATGTATTGGCACCGGGGAATATACCGACTGGGGTGCCCACAGCTCCAATCCTGAAAAATAAAGATGTCATGCCGTATAACCAATTTAAAAAGACGGAATACGCATTACACTATTTCGATCGGTTTGGTTATATCGATGAGATGGGAATTTACATTTATGATAAGTCGGAGTTGGTCGGGGTAATCGGGTTGGTCCGGAAGAAGGAAGAAGGCCATTTTAGTGAGGTCGACCGAAACTGTATCCAGTTCCTTATAAAGTCGATTGAGGGGGCTTTTAATGCAGCGGCCATGATTAGTCAGGAGCAGAGAGAGCCGATTTTGGAGGCAAGATTAACTAGTCGGGAAAAGGAAATAGTGAAACTGGTTCGGCAAGGTTTATTGAATAAGGAAATTGGAGAGGCGTTGTCCATCAGTGTAAATACCGTGAAAAAGCATTTGCAAAACGTCTTTCAAAAGATGGGGGTAGAGAACCGGACCGAATTGGGATATCTATTGTCTCGGATAAATCTATGA